One [Clostridium] saccharolyticum WM1 DNA segment encodes these proteins:
- a CDS encoding elongation factor G — MNVYGTKQIRNVALLGHGGAGKTTLAEAMALITGAISRMGKITDGNTISDYDKEEIKRQFSISTTLIPLEYKGEDGPIKINLIDTPGYFDFVGEVEEAISVADAAVIVVNCKAGIEVGTLKAWELCEKYKLPRLFFVTNMDDDHASFRELLLKLDKEFGRKIAPFHLPIRENEKFVGFVNVVKMAGRRFTVNSDYEECEIPEYSQKNLGIAREALMEAVAETSEEYMERYFSGDEFTIDEISSALREHVIKGNIVPVMLGSGINAQGAKMVLQAIDKYFPSPDYFECIGVDVSTGERFTAKYNDHVSLSARVFKTIVDPFIGKYSLLKICTGTLKPDSAIYNVNKDTEEKIGKLYVLRGKEAIEVSELKAGDIGAVSKLNVTQTGDTIALRSAPIVYHKPEISTPYTYMRYKTKTKGDDDKVSSALAKLTEEDWTLKVVNDTENRQSLLYAIGDQQLEVVVSKLLNRYKVDVELSKPKFAFRETIRKKVEVQGKYKKQSGGHGQYGDVKMTFEPSGDLETPYVFDECVFGGAVPRNYFPAVEKGIAECVLKGPLAAYPVVGLKATLTDGSYHPVDSSELAFKMAATMAFKKGFMDANPVLLEPIASLKVTVPDKFTGDVMGDLNRRRGRVLGMNSNHSGKQVIEADVPMSELYGYNTDLRSMTGGIGTFEYEFSRYELAPGDVQKREVEERASKIDRIEV; from the coding sequence ATGAACGTGTATGGAACCAAACAGATCCGTAACGTCGCCTTACTTGGGCACGGGGGCGCCGGTAAAACCACCCTGGCAGAAGCTATGGCGTTGATTACCGGAGCCATCAGCAGAATGGGAAAAATTACCGATGGCAATACCATCAGCGATTATGACAAAGAAGAGATCAAGAGACAGTTCTCCATCTCTACGACCCTGATTCCTTTAGAGTATAAAGGAGAGGATGGACCGATCAAGATTAACCTGATTGATACTCCCGGATATTTTGATTTTGTTGGCGAAGTGGAAGAGGCCATCAGCGTTGCGGACGCAGCAGTTATTGTTGTGAATTGTAAGGCAGGTATTGAAGTTGGAACATTAAAGGCATGGGAACTTTGCGAAAAGTACAAGCTTCCCAGACTTTTCTTTGTGACAAATATGGATGACGATCATGCAAGTTTCCGTGAATTATTATTAAAGCTTGATAAAGAATTCGGAAGAAAGATAGCACCGTTCCACCTCCCCATTCGTGAGAACGAAAAGTTCGTAGGTTTTGTTAATGTTGTTAAGATGGCAGGCCGCCGTTTTACTGTCAACAGTGATTATGAAGAATGTGAGATTCCTGAATATAGCCAGAAGAATCTGGGAATTGCCCGTGAAGCTCTTATGGAGGCTGTGGCAGAAACCAGTGAGGAATATATGGAGCGTTACTTCTCTGGTGATGAATTTACCATTGATGAGATTTCTTCTGCTCTTCGGGAACATGTGATAAAAGGAAATATCGTTCCGGTCATGCTGGGATCCGGAATCAACGCTCAGGGCGCCAAGATGGTGCTTCAGGCCATAGATAAGTATTTTCCATCCCCCGATTACTTTGAGTGCATCGGCGTGGATGTTTCCACAGGTGAGCGCTTTACAGCCAAGTATAACGATCATGTGTCCCTGTCTGCCCGTGTGTTTAAGACCATTGTGGACCCGTTTATCGGAAAATACTCCCTGCTTAAGATTTGTACCGGTACCCTAAAGCCTGATTCTGCCATCTATAATGTGAATAAGGACACAGAGGAAAAGATCGGAAAGCTTTATGTGTTAAGAGGAAAGGAAGCGATTGAGGTTTCGGAATTAAAAGCAGGAGATATCGGGGCGGTGTCCAAACTGAACGTGACCCAGACCGGCGATACCATTGCCCTTCGTTCCGCCCCTATCGTCTACCATAAGCCTGAAATATCCACTCCATATACTTATATGCGGTATAAGACCAAGACAAAGGGCGACGATGATAAGGTTTCCAGTGCTCTTGCAAAGCTGACGGAAGAAGATTGGACCTTAAAGGTAGTGAATGACACGGAAAACCGCCAATCCCTCCTTTATGCCATCGGAGACCAGCAGCTGGAAGTGGTAGTAAGCAAGCTTTTAAACCGTTACAAGGTTGATGTGGAACTGAGCAAGCCTAAATTTGCTTTCCGTGAGACCATCCGCAAGAAAGTGGAAGTCCAGGGCAAATATAAGAAGCAGTCCGGAGGACACGGACAATACGGCGATGTGAAGATGACCTTTGAGCCTTCCGGAGACTTAGAGACTCCTTACGTATTTGATGAATGCGTATTTGGCGGGGCAGTACCGAGAAACTATTTCCCGGCAGTTGAAAAGGGAATTGCCGAGTGCGTCTTAAAAGGACCTCTTGCCGCTTATCCTGTTGTGGGATTAAAGGCCACGCTGACCGACGGCTCCTACCATCCTGTGGATTCCTCAGAGCTTGCCTTTAAGATGGCTGCAACCATGGCCTTTAAAAAGGGATTCATGGATGCAAATCCGGTCCTCTTAGAACCAATTGCTTCTCTTAAGGTTACAGTTCCGGATAAATTTACCGGAGATGTTATGGGAGATTTAAACCGCAGAAGAGGCCGTGTTCTTGGTATGAACTCCAACCACAGTGGAAAGCAGGTTATTGAGGCAGATGTTCCCATGTCCGAACTGTACGGCTATAATACGGACCTGCGTTCCATGACAGGAGGAATCGGAACCTTTGAATATGAATTCAGCCGTTATGAGCTGGCTCCGGGAGATGTGCAGAAGAGAGAAGTCGAAGAGCGGGCTTCCAAGATTGACCGGATAGAAGTATAA
- a CDS encoding response regulator has protein sequence MDANKNITLLIADDEAAIRNGLSTVVPWEQFGITIVGTAEDGREAYDIIKSCNPDIVITDIRMPGMDGLQLMERVKNEKLQTNFIILSGYGDFKYAQKAIQLGAKNYFLKPIKIDELVTEIRQQKEVILQTNHIHSYSAYLNVKSEPKEKFLKRLLKNEFYSYEEIRDEIRRLELKLNDSPFRVMVFSIQKNEEREQEDEFQQINYLLDIVSEELQETRYEFLVSGSGELLAIIHTLQQGDLPVNYRFLAARCLKRVKRDSTMDLAVGIGKEGASLTDCSNSYKTALMCLSYRFYETEQRIFDESILCTTPPPAAANQMDYNHLIYLITMNQTEKVRESCREYFSQLFYVPMPPPNYIRGMCIYLITDIQKELGSGKEFSQAEVILPINIIRTMEELKAYMEDFLVECANKQGAGENGSRNQIIQAAEYYIKSHMGDKILAKDVARHVNLSDVYFTSYFKLKTGINFRDYVIRIKMEHAKGLMERMPDLPVAEVAAAIGYDDYRSFYRVFKQNTGVAPSDYNRNSGRIP, from the coding sequence ATGGATGCTAATAAAAATATAACGTTATTGATTGCGGACGATGAGGCAGCCATCCGCAACGGGCTGTCTACGGTTGTCCCCTGGGAGCAGTTTGGCATTACCATTGTAGGTACCGCAGAGGACGGCAGGGAGGCTTATGATATTATAAAGTCCTGCAATCCGGACATTGTAATTACCGATATCCGGATGCCTGGAATGGATGGACTGCAGCTTATGGAACGGGTAAAAAATGAAAAGCTGCAAACCAATTTCATTATTTTAAGCGGATACGGAGATTTTAAATACGCGCAAAAGGCGATCCAGCTTGGTGCTAAAAATTATTTTTTAAAACCGATTAAGATTGATGAGCTGGTGACGGAGATCAGGCAGCAAAAGGAAGTGATCCTGCAAACCAACCATATCCATTCTTATTCCGCTTATTTAAATGTTAAGTCGGAGCCGAAGGAAAAGTTTTTAAAGAGGCTTCTGAAGAACGAATTTTACTCCTATGAGGAGATACGGGATGAAATCAGAAGGCTGGAGCTTAAGTTAAATGACAGTCCCTTCCGGGTTATGGTTTTTTCCATTCAGAAGAACGAGGAAAGAGAGCAGGAGGATGAGTTTCAGCAGATAAACTATCTTCTGGATATCGTGAGTGAGGAGCTGCAGGAGACCAGATATGAATTTCTGGTCTCGGGGTCCGGCGAGCTTTTAGCGATCATTCATACCCTGCAGCAGGGAGATCTGCCGGTGAATTACCGCTTTCTGGCAGCCAGATGTTTAAAAAGAGTGAAACGGGATTCTACCATGGACTTAGCGGTAGGAATCGGTAAGGAAGGAGCTTCTCTAACAGACTGCTCCAATTCCTATAAGACTGCACTTATGTGCCTGTCCTACCGTTTTTATGAGACTGAGCAGAGGATCTTTGACGAAAGCATCCTGTGTACCACGCCGCCCCCTGCAGCAGCCAATCAAATGGATTATAATCATCTGATATATTTGATTACCATGAACCAGACGGAGAAGGTACGGGAATCCTGCCGGGAATACTTTTCCCAGCTTTTTTATGTGCCTATGCCTCCGCCTAATTATATCCGTGGAATGTGTATCTATCTGATCACGGACATTCAGAAGGAGCTGGGAAGCGGTAAGGAATTTTCCCAGGCGGAAGTCATCCTTCCCATTAATATCATACGGACCATGGAAGAACTGAAAGCATATATGGAGGACTTTCTGGTAGAGTGTGCCAATAAGCAGGGAGCCGGAGAGAACGGATCCAGGAACCAGATCATTCAGGCTGCGGAGTATTATATCAAATCCCATATGGGAGATAAGATCCTTGCCAAAGACGTGGCAAGGCACGTAAACTTAAGTGATGTTTATTTTACCAGCTACTTTAAATTAAAGACGGGAATCAATTTCAGGGATTATGTGATCCGGATCAAAATGGAGCATGCCAAGGGCCTGATGGAGCGGATGCCGGATTTGCCTGTAGCGGAAGTGGCTGCTGCCATCGGCTACGACGATTACCGGTCCTTTTATCGGGTGTTCAAACAGAATACAGGTGTCGCTCCATCGGATTACAACAGAAACAGCGGTAGGATACCGTAA
- a CDS encoding N-acetylglucosamine kinase: MKEYFAGLDIGGTNGRLKICDPHGAVLGEFTAPGCSLNTDGAEKSRLRYRDLVLPALRDMNLAPGCCAGICVAASGIDSPSDEHDCRSIFEEMGFPNKKLLVLNDCEVFLHMTEEPALVVISGTGSVCFGRDKDGTIYRTGGWNHIISDEGSGFDMGLKVLKAVGDELSGRIKCPVLTPLIIKETGLDTLEKIDDFINANLMEKSEIARLSLFAYQAAALGDHEAVRIHRECGEALWGLIRDTAAKMAGKSPEDRRNLWLWGSVLVKNQIIRKMVEEKVREGMPGTEVGIPALSALDTALKAARSLQ; this comes from the coding sequence ATGAAAGAATATTTTGCAGGATTGGATATTGGAGGAACCAACGGACGGCTTAAAATCTGCGATCCCCATGGGGCGGTACTTGGAGAATTTACGGCACCTGGCTGCAGCCTCAATACAGATGGAGCGGAGAAAAGCCGGCTTCGATACCGGGATCTGGTGCTCCCGGCTCTTCGTGATATGAACCTGGCTCCCGGCTGCTGTGCGGGGATCTGTGTGGCCGCCAGCGGAATTGATTCTCCGTCTGATGAGCATGATTGCAGGTCCATCTTTGAAGAAATGGGGTTTCCAAATAAAAAGCTTCTGGTGCTAAATGACTGTGAGGTATTTCTTCACATGACGGAGGAACCGGCTCTGGTCGTTATATCAGGGACCGGCTCGGTATGCTTTGGGAGAGATAAGGACGGGACCATATACCGGACCGGCGGCTGGAACCACATCATAAGTGATGAAGGAAGCGGGTTTGATATGGGGTTAAAAGTCTTAAAAGCCGTAGGAGATGAGCTGTCCGGACGAATCAAATGTCCTGTTCTCACACCACTTATTATTAAGGAGACAGGGCTTGATACGCTGGAAAAAATAGATGATTTTATCAATGCCAATCTTATGGAAAAGTCTGAGATCGCCAGATTATCCTTGTTTGCATATCAGGCGGCAGCCCTTGGTGATCATGAAGCCGTTCGCATTCACCGGGAATGCGGAGAGGCTTTGTGGGGCCTTATTCGGGATACCGCAGCCAAGATGGCAGGAAAGAGTCCGGAAGACAGGCGGAACCTCTGGCTCTGGGGCAGTGTCCTGGTTAAAAATCAAATCATCCGGAAGATGGTTGAAGAAAAAGTCCGGGAAGGGATGCCGGGCACTGAGGTGGGGATACCGGCGTTGAGTGCTCTTGATACGGCTTTGAAAGCGGCCAGATCCCTGCAATAA
- a CDS encoding acyltransferase domain-containing protein — MIRHSIFSEDTQKAVALASAVFRSHPFFLSNYTWCRELLLKRKDPKNASEAMRLGIQHAEMLNLDAYMLPVVYIDWMLPEVFEDFRNQGLPEWVFLESMKDIEIWIKVYREYHKGKIGLDQIEWVFRSVCGKVLRFGSLQFEEITYEFPFLIFNNRQTGEYRALACPGLKVDQDGYFSGTNGRSLNRESETCVSFPDERVTGFFADLKQGVLNMDQEETLLLADWRLQLAPGEKAVAVHIPEGADLSPDKIDSALEAAKEYYGGGLLVCDSWLLDPHLAFILPGNSRIIKFMERFNKMPIKAEHPQILERVMGFDCSMEKLEKCPCSTSLQISLKKYLLERKEMFTTAGFLPWI, encoded by the coding sequence ATGATAAGACACAGTATATTTAGTGAAGATACACAAAAGGCGGTTGCTTTGGCATCCGCCGTTTTCCGCAGTCATCCCTTTTTTCTGAGCAACTACACATGGTGCAGGGAGCTTCTGCTGAAAAGGAAGGACCCGAAAAATGCCTCAGAAGCGATGAGACTGGGGATACAGCATGCAGAAATGCTGAATCTGGATGCCTATATGCTTCCGGTGGTTTATATTGACTGGATGCTGCCGGAGGTGTTTGAGGATTTCCGGAATCAGGGACTTCCGGAATGGGTTTTTCTGGAATCCATGAAGGATATTGAAATCTGGATTAAGGTCTACCGAGAATACCATAAGGGCAAGATAGGCCTTGATCAGATTGAGTGGGTGTTCCGGTCCGTTTGCGGAAAAGTTCTCCGGTTCGGCAGCCTGCAGTTTGAGGAGATAACTTATGAATTTCCCTTCCTGATTTTTAATAACAGACAGACCGGTGAATACAGGGCATTGGCATGTCCTGGCCTTAAGGTGGATCAGGATGGATATTTTTCCGGGACCAATGGAAGAAGCCTTAACAGGGAATCAGAAACTTGTGTAAGCTTTCCGGATGAAAGAGTGACCGGTTTTTTTGCGGATCTTAAGCAGGGAGTACTTAACATGGATCAGGAGGAGACCCTGCTTCTGGCTGACTGGAGGCTGCAGCTGGCTCCGGGGGAAAAAGCGGTAGCAGTCCACATCCCGGAAGGGGCGGATCTTTCGCCTGATAAGATTGATTCTGCTTTAGAGGCGGCAAAAGAATATTACGGAGGAGGCCTTCTTGTTTGCGACAGCTGGCTTCTGGATCCTCATCTGGCGTTTATCCTGCCGGGGAATAGCCGGATCATTAAATTTATGGAACGTTTTAACAAAATGCCCATAAAGGCGGAACACCCTCAGATCCTGGAACGGGTCATGGGGTTTGACTGTTCCATGGAAAAGCTGGAAAAATGTCCATGCAGCACCTCGCTGCAAATCTCATTAAAGAAATATCTTCTGGAAAGGAAGGAGATGTTTACAACGGCAGGTTTCCTGCCATGGATATAA
- a CDS encoding ABC transporter substrate-binding protein, translating to MKKRALSFMIAGVLAAASLTGCSSGGGTADTTAPQNQAGGTSESKEGTKAGSAGETVIKVWTNDRHDSEYVDQKISEFNETNDKGIKIEITVVTDDYSNMLSMAYSSGTAPDIAGISAGQSGFDLKTFADAKILEPLNERITDPDYEKVTEASKLQYEGIDMIDGKVYWIPTGMRSGVRMEYNKALVEAAGVTEFPETLDGVIDLAKKVTDNGGGKNYGIAFTSSVPFIRWIEGTCETSGIYRYDYKNGKFNFDGYKPVIEKSNQFFKDNSVLPGSVSQGVDAMRAQFAEGAFALWGNASQEAGVFTDQFPVTKFDWGVATVPTLDGEVKGALTIQPQKGYMMLSSSKNKDAAWEVIKFFSSEDFLKGYLEGGYCLPISGYMSGVIDSSKTGRLADFKLQDYESVYPAVPAVAIQGDDYVATLWNGILGNVSADDAIADLNKRYNEALDNDVSMGKIKRLVIKDFDPMHPNAGTIEYLDK from the coding sequence ATGAAAAAAAGAGCTTTGAGTTTCATGATAGCAGGAGTTCTGGCTGCTGCATCACTGACCGGCTGTTCCAGCGGTGGAGGTACGGCTGATACAACGGCACCCCAGAATCAGGCAGGAGGGACTTCAGAATCAAAGGAGGGCACAAAAGCCGGTTCTGCAGGTGAAACCGTAATTAAGGTCTGGACCAATGACCGTCATGACTCCGAGTACGTGGATCAGAAGATCAGCGAGTTTAATGAGACCAATGATAAGGGCATTAAGATTGAGATAACAGTGGTAACGGATGATTACTCAAATATGCTTTCCATGGCATATTCTTCCGGAACGGCACCTGATATTGCAGGCATCAGTGCAGGTCAGAGCGGTTTTGACCTAAAGACTTTTGCAGATGCAAAAATCCTGGAGCCGTTAAATGAAAGAATTACAGATCCGGATTATGAGAAGGTGACCGAGGCCAGCAAGCTTCAGTATGAAGGAATTGACATGATTGACGGCAAAGTTTACTGGATTCCCACCGGCATGAGAAGCGGTGTAAGAATGGAGTACAACAAGGCCTTGGTGGAAGCGGCAGGCGTTACTGAGTTTCCGGAAACCCTGGACGGTGTCATTGACCTTGCCAAGAAGGTAACAGATAACGGAGGCGGGAAAAATTACGGAATCGCCTTTACCTCAAGCGTTCCCTTCATCAGATGGATTGAAGGAACCTGTGAGACAAGTGGAATTTACCGTTATGATTATAAGAATGGCAAATTCAATTTTGACGGTTATAAACCGGTGATTGAAAAAAGCAACCAATTCTTCAAGGATAACAGTGTTCTTCCGGGATCCGTATCTCAGGGCGTAGACGCCATGAGAGCACAGTTTGCAGAGGGGGCATTTGCGCTTTGGGGAAATGCGTCTCAGGAAGCAGGTGTGTTTACCGATCAGTTTCCGGTAACAAAATTTGACTGGGGAGTAGCCACCGTTCCCACTCTTGACGGAGAAGTAAAGGGTGCTTTGACCATTCAGCCTCAGAAGGGGTATATGATGCTTTCTTCATCCAAGAACAAAGACGCCGCATGGGAAGTCATTAAATTCTTCTCCAGCGAAGATTTCTTAAAGGGCTACTTGGAGGGCGGCTATTGTCTTCCCATCTCCGGCTATATGAGCGGAGTCATTGATTCTTCTAAGACCGGCAGACTGGCGGATTTCAAATTACAGGATTACGAAAGCGTATATCCGGCAGTACCGGCCGTTGCGATCCAGGGTGATGATTATGTGGCAACTCTCTGGAATGGGATCTTGGGCAATGTCAGTGCTGACGATGCCATTGCAGATTTAAACAAGAGATACAATGAAGCGCTTGACAATGATGTAAGCATGGGCAAAATTAAGAGACTTGTGATCAAAGACTTTGACCCGATGCATCCAAATGCAGGAACCATTGAGTACTTAGACAAATAA
- a CDS encoding carbohydrate ABC transporter permease — MEKTHTVYSKKTKAMRGLLFLLLLVVSFITLYPVIYIVLGSFKANNELLLGGTSILPKTFIFDNYKQAWEKANFAVYTVNSLIISLGVMILTILTTTMAGYVFARKKFKGKEFLYSIFVAFMFVNVGSVSLRPLFELAVKVKMNTSLLSIILISTGMGQATYIFLVRGFMNTISRELDEAAKLDGCTFFQIYYKIILPLLKPVIATIGLLSFRTGWNEYIMPLVFTMSNDRLRPLTVGVVMLKNSGDGTAAWNLMFAGSTISIIPIIVIYMCTSRYFMSGLTAGAVKG; from the coding sequence ATGGAAAAGACACATACCGTATATTCAAAAAAGACAAAAGCAATGCGAGGCCTTCTGTTCCTGCTTCTTCTGGTTGTTTCGTTCATCACCCTTTACCCGGTCATTTACATTGTTCTGGGATCGTTTAAGGCAAATAATGAACTGCTTTTGGGAGGAACCAGCATTCTGCCCAAAACATTTATCTTTGACAACTACAAACAGGCCTGGGAAAAAGCCAATTTCGCAGTCTATACTGTGAACAGCCTTATCATAAGCCTTGGAGTCATGATATTGACCATTCTGACAACTACCATGGCAGGCTATGTGTTTGCAAGAAAAAAATTTAAAGGAAAAGAATTCTTATACAGCATTTTTGTAGCTTTCATGTTTGTCAACGTAGGAAGTGTGAGCTTAAGACCACTGTTTGAGCTTGCCGTAAAAGTGAAAATGAACACTTCCCTTCTAAGCATTATCCTGATTTCCACGGGTATGGGACAGGCGACCTATATTTTCCTGGTGCGGGGATTTATGAATACCATTTCCAGGGAACTTGATGAAGCGGCGAAACTGGATGGCTGTACTTTTTTCCAGATTTATTATAAAATAATACTGCCTCTTTTAAAACCGGTTATCGCAACCATCGGACTTCTTTCCTTCCGCACGGGCTGGAATGAATACATTATGCCGCTGGTATTCACCATGTCCAACGACAGGCTCCGCCCTCTGACTGTGGGGGTTGTCATGTTAAAAAACAGCGGGGATGGAACGGCTGCATGGAACCTGATGTTTGCAGGTTCAACGATTTCAATCATACCGATCATAGTTATTTACATGTGCACCAGCCGCTACTTCATGAGCGGATTGACTGCCGGTGCAGTGAAGGGATAA
- a CDS encoding sensor histidine kinase: MIKRLKETVFKFIGDRKIASKIRLCMFSIDIMLTIFICIFARSYFNKLYYEEVEMQMQDTMNVISESLNNMYDTLLTNVISFASTPAIQRVVISGRDESNYINQEGVQVQLINLVSSNSMIESVFMVNKDGTCNTVYAYGVRPEKNLSDFLTAYGAIDEITWLPNCQSPFLQQQDVIPIVIPLSTLTPGDNVVITTKGEEVATRLVVLLNLQKFQSRLSLSNANYFERSYFVVDSMGNNISLKNPQSMKMVLENQNFIQGVQANNRDTLIRQIADLTDNVVYSQMLPFSELQLISVLSKESLNRKISAMNQFIVLMGGAGLIFSVAFSALLSKFITSPLERLMVSIRQIQENHYDEPYETKYDDEIGQLNAAVNSMYRTIQSQISQIKEDEHEKYQLEIQLLAEQINPHLLYNTLEGINLEVLNNHTLVASSMINNLGTFMRIGLNYGDELIMIRNEIAHVEAYINIMNHRTNQSISFQPFVEEGLKEYRILKLILQPLVENSIKHGFREDQWGEAVCIPSIEVRFYRKEGRIFIEVVDNGSGIDIDKAREAIYRAEPAGGQHIGLHNIYTRLKIYYGEAEMDFQTIPYYRNSVVIRIPEKQEP; this comes from the coding sequence ATGATAAAACGGTTGAAAGAAACGGTTTTTAAATTCATAGGGGACAGGAAAATTGCGTCTAAAATCCGGCTTTGCATGTTCAGCATCGACATTATGCTTACTATTTTTATATGCATTTTTGCCAGAAGTTATTTTAACAAGCTTTATTATGAAGAGGTAGAAATGCAGATGCAGGACACCATGAACGTGATCTCGGAATCTTTAAATAACATGTATGATACCCTGCTTACCAATGTAATCAGCTTTGCTTCCACCCCTGCAATACAACGGGTGGTTATAAGCGGCCGGGATGAGAGCAATTATATAAACCAGGAAGGGGTCCAGGTCCAGCTCATCAATCTTGTAAGCAGCAACAGCATGATTGAGTCGGTGTTTATGGTCAATAAGGATGGAACCTGCAATACGGTTTACGCTTACGGGGTAAGACCGGAGAAAAACCTTTCCGATTTTCTGACAGCTTATGGAGCCATAGATGAGATTACCTGGCTTCCCAACTGCCAAAGCCCCTTTTTACAGCAGCAGGATGTAATTCCCATTGTCATCCCCCTGTCAACCCTGACTCCCGGTGACAATGTGGTGATCACCACAAAGGGAGAGGAAGTAGCCACCAGGCTGGTGGTTCTGTTAAATCTGCAGAAGTTTCAAAGCAGGCTGTCCCTGTCCAATGCCAATTACTTTGAACGCTCTTATTTTGTGGTGGATTCCATGGGAAATAATATCAGCCTTAAAAATCCCCAGTCTATGAAAATGGTGCTGGAAAACCAGAATTTTATTCAGGGAGTACAGGCAAACAACAGGGATACCCTGATCCGTCAGATTGCAGACCTGACAGACAATGTGGTCTATTCCCAAATGCTTCCGTTTTCAGAACTTCAGCTGATCAGCGTTCTTTCAAAGGAATCCTTAAACAGAAAGATCTCAGCCATGAATCAATTCATTGTTCTGATGGGCGGAGCCGGCCTCATATTCTCGGTGGCATTTTCGGCTCTTTTGTCAAAGTTTATTACTTCGCCCCTGGAACGGCTTATGGTGAGTATCCGGCAGATCCAGGAAAATCATTATGACGAGCCTTATGAGACAAAATACGATGATGAGATCGGCCAGCTGAATGCAGCGGTCAATTCCATGTACAGAACCATTCAGTCCCAAATCAGCCAGATTAAGGAGGATGAGCATGAGAAGTACCAGCTGGAGATACAGCTTCTGGCAGAACAGATCAATCCTCATCTGCTTTATAATACACTGGAGGGCATCAATCTTGAAGTGCTGAACAACCACACTCTTGTGGCATCTTCCATGATCAATAATCTTGGGACCTTTATGAGGATTGGTTTGAATTATGGAGATGAGCTGATCATGATCAGGAATGAGATCGCCCATGTGGAAGCTTACATCAATATCATGAACCACAGGACCAATCAGTCCATTTCCTTCCAGCCCTTTGTGGAAGAGGGGCTTAAGGAATACCGGATTTTAAAACTGATTTTGCAGCCGCTGGTGGAAAATTCCATTAAACATGGCTTTCGGGAAGATCAGTGGGGGGAGGCGGTATGCATTCCTTCCATTGAGGTGAGATTTTACCGGAAGGAAGGCAGGATTTTCATTGAAGTCGTTGACAATGGCAGCGGCATTGATATTGATAAGGCCCGTGAGGCAATTTACCGGGCGGAACCGGCAGGCGGCCAGCATATTGGGCTTCATAATATTTATACAAGATTAAAGATCTATTACGGGGAGGCGGAGATGGATTTTCAGACCATTCCGTATTACAGAAACAGTGTAGTGATCCGCATTCCCGAAAAACAGGAACCATAA
- a CDS encoding carbohydrate ABC transporter permease yields the protein MKEKLSFAERLKRAGSRGDFASVLMLLPAVFLLVVISIYPFCWLFRYIFYDYNGFTAYYIGFKNFTRMFQDAVFWRSVLHTFEYAVMKLVIIIPLSLLLAVLLNQKIKGSGIFRGIYFMPTVISSAVYSLIFGFIFAVYNGVLNAYLQKLGMIHAPIDWLGSASIVMISIIIVAVWGGFGNYMILFMSGLSSISEEVYESCKMDGANGVQSFFYITLPMLSPVLKVILMLAITTALKDYESILVLTNGGPNSRSEVMFTYIYKLIFGSQTTPQIGYATVLSIVAALIIGVITAIYMNFARKLDDVV from the coding sequence ATGAAAGAAAAATTAAGCTTTGCGGAACGATTGAAGCGGGCAGGCAGCAGAGGAGATTTTGCTTCCGTTTTGATGCTGCTTCCGGCAGTATTCTTGCTGGTGGTGATATCCATCTACCCTTTCTGCTGGCTTTTCCGATATATTTTCTATGATTACAACGGGTTTACGGCTTACTATATTGGTTTTAAAAACTTTACCAGAATGTTTCAGGATGCTGTATTCTGGCGCAGCGTCCTCCATACCTTTGAATATGCCGTTATGAAGCTGGTGATCATTATCCCTTTATCCCTGCTTCTGGCTGTTTTGCTGAACCAAAAGATCAAGGGGAGCGGAATCTTCCGTGGCATTTACTTCATGCCTACGGTTATTAGTTCTGCGGTTTACAGCCTGATATTCGGCTTTATCTTTGCGGTTTACAACGGTGTATTAAATGCTTATCTCCAGAAGCTTGGAATGATCCATGCACCCATTGACTGGCTGGGAAGTGCGTCCATTGTTATGATCTCCATAATCATCGTGGCGGTATGGGGAGGTTTCGGTAACTATATGATTCTGTTCATGTCCGGCCTGTCCAGCATTTCGGAAGAAGTTTACGAAAGCTGCAAAATGGATGGGGCAAATGGGGTCCAGTCCTTCTTTTATATCACTCTGCCCATGCTTAGCCCTGTTTTAAAGGTGATTTTAATGCTGGCCATCACTACGGCATTGAAGGATTACGAATCGATTCTGGTACTTACCAATGGAGGTCCAAACAGCAGGTCAGAGGTAATGTTTACCTATATATACAAGCTGATTTTCGGTTCTCAGACAACACCTCAGATTGGCTATGCAACCGTGCTCAGCATTGTGGCGGCTCTTATCATCGGCGTGATTACAGCTATTTACATGAACTTTGCAAGAAAACTGGATGATGTGGTTTAA